From a single Rosa rugosa chromosome 7, drRosRugo1.1, whole genome shotgun sequence genomic region:
- the LOC133723198 gene encoding uncharacterized protein LOC133723198, protein MSVFKVWEAVEIENFRLNLLQKIVSDYEKLKVHEPNYPTHDLELAAVVFALKIWRHYLYGEKFELFSDHKSLKYLFSQKELNMRQRRWMELIKDYDFTLEYHPRKVNVVADALSRKPRGIVASVMVQEWHMLETASEFDLVQARVENGSFLGSITVQPTLISRIIQGQTEDEFSRARLAELAADSSIGVPSEWSVGTDGGLRMNHRLYVLDRVDLKGEIRREGHRSRYTVHPGITKMYRDL, encoded by the exons ATGTCTGTGTTCAAGGTGTGGGAAGCGGTGGAAATAGAGAATTTCAGACTCAATCTCCTCCAAAAGATAGTCTCTGACT ATGAGAAG TTGAAGGTACATGAGCCAAATTACCCCACTCATGATTTGGAGTTGGCTGCGGTTGTGTttgccttgaagatttggaggcatTACTTGTATGGGGAGAAGTTCGAACTCTTTTCGGATCATAAGAGTTTGAAGTATCTGTTCTCTCAgaaggagttgaacatgagaCAGAGAAGGTGGATGGAGCTCATAAAGGACTATGATTTCACCTTGGAGTATCATCCAAGAAAGGTCAATGTGGTGGcggatgctttgagtaggaagcccAGAGGTATTGTTGCTTCTGTTATGGTTCAGGAGTGGCATATGTTGGAGACTGCATCTGAGTTTGACCTTGTACAAGCAAGAGTTGAGAATGGGAGTTTCCTTGGAAGTATCACGGTACAGCCTACCCTGATTTCCAGGATCATTCAGGGTCAAACAGAGGATGAGTTCTCACGTGCGAGGTTGGCAGAGTTAGCTGCGGATTCGTCCATTGGCGTTCCATCGGAGTGGTCGGTGGGAACGGATGGTGGTTTGCGGATGAACCATAGGTTGTATGTTCTGGATCGTGTTGACCTCAAGGGAGAGATTCGTCGTGAGGGACATCGATCGCGGTATACTGTGCACCCTGGAATCACTAAGATGTATCGGGATTTGTAA